The Neomonachus schauinslandi chromosome 11, ASM220157v2, whole genome shotgun sequence genome contains a region encoding:
- the LOC110576110 gene encoding LOW QUALITY PROTEIN: olfactory receptor-like protein OLF1 (The sequence of the model RefSeq protein was modified relative to this genomic sequence to represent the inferred CDS: inserted 1 base in 1 codon; deleted 1 base in 1 codon) translates to MELMDGNYTLVAEFVLLGFPTHPELQIVLFLMFLTLYGMILTGNIGLMMLIRIDPHLQTPMYFFLSNLSFADLCYSSVIVPKMLFNFLSENKGISYYGCALQFYFFCTFADTESFILAAMAYDHYVAICKPLLYTVVMSQSICTWLIVLSYIGGNMSSLVHTSFAFILKYCDKNVINHXFCDHPPLLKLSCTDTSVSEWLLSAYSSSVEIICFIVIISYFFILRSVLKIRSSSGKKKTFSTCASHLTSEAIYQGTLLFIYSRPSYLYSPNTDKIISVFYTIIIPVLNLLIYSLRNKDVKDAAKRALRLKVDSL, encoded by the exons ATGGAATTGATGGATGGAAACTACACTTTAGTGGCTGAGTTTGTTCTTTTAGGGTTTCCGACCCACCCTGAACTGCAGATTGTCCTATTCCTTATGTTTCTGACATTGTATGGTATGATTTTAACAGGGAACATTGGACTGATGATGTTAATCAGGATCGATCCTCACCTTCAAACCcctatgtattttttccttagcAACCTCTCCTTTGCAGACCTCTGTTACTCCTCAGTCATTGTTCCCAAAATGCTGTTCAATTTCCTCTCAGAAAACAAAGGTATCTCTTATTATGGCTGTGccctacagttttat tttttctgcacttTTGCCGATACCGAATCCTTTATCTTGGCTGCCATGGCATATGATCACTATGTCGCCATCTGTAAGCCTTTACTGTATACAGTTGTGATGTCTCAGAGCATCTGTACATGGTTGATTGTCTTGTCCTACATTGGAGGTAACATGAGTTCCCTGGTTCACACATCCTTTGCCTTTATTCTGAAGTACTgtgataaaaatgtcattaatc TTTTCTGTGACCACCCTCCCCTGCTTAAGCTATCCTGCACAGACACATCAGTTAGTGAGTGGCTTCTCTCCGCTTACAGCAGCTCAGTGGAAATTATCTGTTTCATTGTCATCATCTCCTACTTTTTCATCCTTCGTTCAGTCTTGAAGATCCGCTCTTCCAGTGGGAAGAAGAAAACCTTCTCCACATGTGCCTCTCACCTGACTTCTGAGGCCATCTATCAAGGGACCCTTCTCTTCATTTACTCACGGCCCAGCTACCTGTATTCTCCCAACACTGATAAAATTATCTCCGTGTTCTACACCATTATCATCCCAGTGCTGAATCTGTTGATTTATAGTTTGAGAAATAAAGATGTAAAGGATGCTGCTAAGAGAGCTCTAAGGTTAAAGGTGGATTCTTTATGA
- the LOC110576109 gene encoding olfactory receptor 5W2-like, protein MDEGNCTSLTEFIFLGITNNPGMKVTLFTTFLVVCLINLVANLGMIILIRMDSQLHTPMYFFLSHLSFCDLCYSTAAGPKILVDLLAKNKSIPFFGCALQFLIFCMFADSECLLLAVMAFDGYKTIGNPLLYTANMSNTVCSLLMGGVYMLGTADALIHTTLTFRLCFCGSNEINHFFCDLPPLYLLSCSDTDINELALFTVFGFIELSTISGVLISYCYITLSVMKIHSAEGRFKAFSTCTSHLTAVAIFQGTMLFMYFRPSSSYSLDQDKMTSLFYTLVIPTLNPLIYSLWNKDVKEALKELKIKSGFKYLYHIHMLCGCCFCKIILHNTREAKLSQKL, encoded by the coding sequence ATGGATGAAGGAAATTGCACATCCTtgacagaattcattttcttagGCATTACCAATAACCCTGGGATGAAAGTGACCCTATTTACAACGTTTCTTGTTGTTTGTCTCATTAATCTTGTTGCAAATCTTGGAATGATCATTTTAATTAGAATGGATTCCCAGCTTCACACACCTATGTACTTCTTCCTCAGCCACCTCTCCTTCTGTGACCTCTGCTATTCCACAGCAGCTGGGCCCAAAATATTGGTAGACCTTTTAGCCAAAAACAAATCAATCCCCTTCTTTGGCTGTGCTCTTCAATTTTTGATCTTCTGTATGTTTGCTGATTCCGAGTGTCTACTTCTAGCAGTGATGGCCTTTGATGGGTACAAGACCATTGGCAACCCCTTACTCTACACAGCCAACATGTCCAACACAGtgtgctccctgctcatgggTGGAGTTTACATGCTGGGAACAGCAGATGCTTTGATACACACAACCTTAACATTCCGCTTATGTTTCTGTGGATCGAATGAGATCAATCATTTCTTCTGTGATTTACCTCCACTCTACCTCCTTTCCTGCTCAGATACAGACATCAATGAGTTGGCATTATTCACCGTTTTTGGCTTCATTGAACTGAGTACCATTTCTGGAGTTCTCATCTCTTATTGTTATATAACCCTATCAGTCATGAAGATCCACTCTGCTGAAGGGAGGTTCAAAGCTTTCTCCACCTGCACCTCCCACTTAACTGCTGTTGCGATTTTCCAGGGAACCATGCTCTTCATGTATTTCCGGCCGAGTTCTTCCTACTCTCTTGATCAAGATAAGATGACCTCATTGTTTTATACCCTTGTGATTCCCACATTAAACCCACTGATTTATAGCCTATGGAACAAGGATGTGAAAGAGGCCTTGaaagaactgaaaattaaaagTGGCTTTAAGTATTTATATCACATACACATgctttgtggttgttgtttttgtaaaattatatTGCATAACACAAGAGAAGCAAAGTTGTCTCAAAAACTTTAA